A portion of the Hylaeus volcanicus isolate JK05 unplaced genomic scaffold, UHH_iyHylVolc1.0_haploid 12237, whole genome shotgun sequence genome contains these proteins:
- the LOC128883655 gene encoding uncharacterized protein LOC128883655 isoform X2 → MVFRSSRPWCYICRDEKPDVACSAQHCKKSFHFYCLQHTGYDKPLDGCLDDFLCESCQEEDTESICYVCKSCGTDDLVSVVYDGSPKHAHADCLKQESLGNSERDTQSSCEKTQETIRTTFVNAIGGKPKLGNVDICYVCQKGGKLLCCDLCDQSYHPKCIDSDFLDPIIFDKDGKWGCPICYGKDPLKNMCHKRLTKKERQNKAEQWQKCIARESRRCRVNRSQFLCSCWSALKPFVPPDIYQKLKKEAPNFSKSNQLKVDDLSIILPKNEDSAIKQSVLYRDEALWKLVEEKAKVSGYELLRQGVELKPYQIWGVNWLLEAFYQKAGAILADEMGLGKTIQSLAFLSALKASSISGPHLIVVPLSTVGNWIREVHLFTPSLTVTKVCGSRLEREHSMMDELASIGIYDLFVTTYETVVTEEWFFTDRFQWQCVILDEAHRIKNDNARMRHSLDRVKCNMRVLLTGTPLQNNIKELFTLLNFLFPEVIKQNKLVDTLFTASKKKTNLSTGSTPCSVMANPTTMMDPCVLDKEKVNALTLLLSKLMLRRTKDLVVKLPDKIEYDIWLPLSPSAGLWYQRLLELTASATEDTTSLRKLLGAVVKIRICCCHPRGLVSRDTQLENFIQTFRDTGWSDEEVNLIKEDAKQLKQESCGLQHIQCSSKLVFLDKFLTQLHSENMEFCHNYREEFLKAQENRRHLEISRRHTVLTSLMNGRVIPNVTAESVQKEIDILTVPETCDGGGLRDLHAYQYGITTSEPKKDHFMVKYMYDTENRDKSSEEPRPHKVLVFTQFQLVLDELSAYCTWRGWRFMRLDGSTNKMIRELDTREFNSPDSNHFVYLISTRAGGLGINLVTANHVVMFDEDWNPFVDLQAVDRAHRIGQTRHVHVWRLMTEWTIEERMALRRQQKLLLNKMLIQANVEALECQDDTATHDKLSSEEVRRLLQYGRTALLEATFDHEIERSSLEDILKRKRRDLKGLEDEKLKHADLEETCETESVSFHEGLWNEEIDESGKDLCSKSAKESSTPGDPEPLNKELGEQQETNDFSLYHRPQRLRRQPPLTYNPMIRLVKVHVDRKMIRERRCFQCGHGGLPVGSKPSEKNKATPLVGCMRCPKVYHLKTCLQLNDMPPKSWMCPWHECCLCYRRAGSCGGLLIHCVECPTAFCFDCFPPEYRRYEPGPAFFENLQKRGWNVTPQKFVTFLCSKCKALKEQERRRHLSKQQLEDEMRTRKSQDDSARLDAKKEHVKQGKSLAKEERLKQATAKKQFFEQKKKLDAYDKQLQNDLRAAVDQLYPPRYIEILCLRKSRFLEMHQHTSERTQEVAGEEKLEEKRDHSMKLRPCTSNRLKCFQKRRFILPDRFKLPGEILRLCDNCHLPLHDASQCPFPLEVCRSSVVFNPMVKVELTENTTECIESASKAEHVNNSGTEELNETKSHSREVTLQCVETPLLTENETLAEQTETTVDTHGTLEERTETTADTHGTLEERTETTADTPGTSEERTETTADTHGTLAERTKTTVDTNGTLTERAETTAGTNGTLAEQIETTVDTNGTLAEQIETTMDTNGTLAEQIETTVDMEETLSEPMETTSVVIQTMSDVDETPSECVRTKSDEDETLPELMRKKTETLDTALKLMETKLGTSETLLEPMKMKSETWETKQKFEPCPKLKCRTVCSLCQSITKLHSRKHCSLLSDTEKQEYEERRKQYHDFVVSVQKKSSEEKDRLCIPSNFESFFTETYDLYSIADKIFDGTRRQLECELHKKLGECLTLAGLEKCIVVQEPACSPKVCSKDSTKDTDRAARRKHVKVRQEVKTPKMEEEQKGAVKKNVIKKRHDTSVCCEKPKKQKTQEEEKKPCAIIPSSCLTKIFEKKQNTVEEQMKASASCSLKPNIKETYQMAPGYKNIIVPNRTHDIKEPVKTLGVNGTNHSKKNHVSQTCGTSRVGVRGPTPVPYMGQQHTAKVSCRSDTIAYPKHTGLPHRAPSQHTLRDLFNAFNAQNASSNVRHLSHSLNIPMASGPCYATHPTSPNDMMVAAAFLFNAQQHSSDVLSMHPHPLLNHPCMPNTSPFWTPMPQPILSPMDPNFPSSALQFSSSVPTTLVESMSQKPPACDTSNETDSMS, encoded by the exons atGGTTTTTCGTAGTTCAAGACCGTGGTGTTACATATGTCGGGATGAAAAACCGGATGTTGCCT GTTCAGCACAacattgtaaaaaaagttttcacttttattgtttGCAACATACGGGGTATGACAAACCTCTCGATGGTTGTTTAGATGATTTCttg TGCGAAAGCTGTCAAGAGGAGGATACGGAATCAATTTGTTATGTTTGTAAATCTTGTGGAACAGATGATTTAGTGTCCGTCGTTTACGATGGCTCTCCAAAACATGCACATGCTGACTGTTTG aAACAAGAATCTCTAGGTAACTCTGAAAGGGATACTCAGAGTTCCTGTGAAAAAACCCAAGAGACCATTCGAACAACTTTTGTGAATGCTATTGGAGGAAAACCCAAGCTGGGTAATGTTGATATTTGTTATGTATGTCAAAAAG GTGGAAAATTGTTATGTTGTGATCTATGTGATCAAAGTTATCACCCAAAATGTATTGATTCTGACTTTTTGGATCCAATCATTTTTGATAAAGATGGAAAATGGGGCTGTCCTATATGTTATGGAAAAGATCCACTAAAAAACATGTGCCATAAAagattaacaaaaaaagaacgacAAAATAAAGCGGAACAATGGCAAAAATGTATCGCTCGAGAAAGTCGTCGTTGTCGAGTGAATCGAAGTCAATTCTTATGCTCTTGTTGGAGTGCTTTAAAACCGTTTGTTCCACCAGATATTTatcagaaattgaaaaaggaaGCACCCAACTTTTCAAAATCGAATCAATTGAAag TCGATGATCTGAGTATCATTTTACCTAAAAATG AAGATTCGGCTATAAAGCAATCTGTTTTGTATCGTGATGAAGCTTTATGGAAGCTAGTTGAAGAGAAAGCCAAAGTGTCTGGGTATGAATTACTACGTCAAGGTGTGGAGTTAAAACCTTATCAAATTTGGGGAGTTAATTGGTTACTTGAAGCTTTTTACCAAAAAGCTGGAGCCATTTTAGCTGATGAAATGG GTTTGGGTAAAACAATCCAAAGCCTGGCTTTTCTCAGCGCTTTAAAAGCGTCTAGTATTTCAGGTCCCCACTTAATTGTTGTTCCACTTTCCACTGTTGGCAACTGGATTCGAGAAGTCCATTTATTTACACCATCACTTACTGTCACTAAAGTGTGTGGTTCTCGATTAGAAAGAGAACACTCCATGATGGATGAac ttGCTTCCATTGGaatttacgatttatttgtaacaacCTATGAAACAGTCGTCACGGAAGAATGGTTTTTCACAGATCGATTTCAGTGGCAATGTGTTATACTGGATGAAGCACAtcgtataaaaaatgataatgcTCGTATGAGGCACTCACTTGATCGAGTTAAATGTAATATGAGAGTTCTTTTGACTG GTACCccattacaaaataatatcaaagaaCTTTTCAcattactaaattttttatttcctgaagtcattaaacaaaataaacttgtcgatacattatttacagcatcaaaaaaaaaaacaaatttgtcaACTGGTTCAACTCCGTGTTCTGTTATGGCAAATCCAACAACAATGATGGACCCATGCGTTttagataaagaaaaagtcaa cGCTTTAACCTTACTACTTTCTAAACTAATGCTACGCCGAACAAAAGATTTGGTTGTCAAATTACcagataaaatagaatatgaTATTTGGCTTCCTTTAAGCCCTTCTGCTGGTTTATGGTATCAACGTTTATTAGAATTGACAGCTTCAGCTACGGAAGATACAACATCACTACGCAAACTATTAGGAGCCGTCGTTAAAATCCGTATTTGTTG TTGTCATCCTCGAGGTTTGGTATCGCGTGACACAcaacttgaaaattttatacaaacatttcgCGATACTGGTTGGTCCGACGAAGAagtcaatttaattaaagaagacGCTAAACAATTGAAACAAGAAAGCTGCGGTTTACAGCATATCCAATGTAGTTCAAAACTGGTGTTTTTAGATAAATTCTTAACACAATTACATTCGGAAAATATGGAATTCTGTCATAATTATCGC gaaGAGTTCTTGAAAGCACAAGAAAACAGAAGACATTTAGAAATAAGTCGACGCCATACAGTATTGACAAGTTTAATGAATGGTCGCGTGATTCCAAATGTTACTGCTGAAAGTgtgcaaaaagaaatcgatattttaacTGTACCTGAAACGTGTGATGGTGGTGGTTTGCGTGATCTCCATGCATATCAATATGGTATCACAACATCGGAGCCTAAAAAGGATCATTTTATGGTAAAGTATATGTATGATACCGAGAATCGAGACAAATCAAGTGAAGAACCCAG ACCTCATAAAGTTTTAGTGTTTACACAATTTCAATTAGTTTTAGATGAATTATCAGCGTATTGTACTTGGCGTGGTTGGCGTTTCATGCGCCTTGATGGTTCAACCAATAAGATGATTCGCGAATTAGATACTAGAGAATTCAATAGTCCTGATTCCAATCATTTCGTTTATTTGATTAGCACACGAGCAGGTGGTTTAGGTATCAATTTAGTCACAGCAAACCATGTCGTCATGTTTGACGAAGATTGGAATCCTTTTGTCGACTTGCAAGCTGTTGATCG agCTCATCGTATAGGTCAAACGAGACATGTGCATGTTTGGAGATTAATGACAGAATGGACGATAGAAGAGCGAATGGCGTTACGACGGCAGCAAAAATTACTACTGAACAAAATGTTGATTCAAGCCAATGTTGAAGCGTTAGAATGTCAGGATGATACGGCAACGCATGATAAATTGTCTTCAGAAGAAGTTCGGCGACTTTTACAATATGGAAGAACAGCTTTACTG GAAGCTACTTTCGACCATGAGATTGAACGGTCCTCTTTGGaagatattttgaaaagaaaacgtcGAGATTTAAAAGGATTagaagatgaaaaattaaaacatgctGATTTGGAAGAAACATGTGAAACGGAAAGCGTGTCTTTTCATGAGGGTTTATGGAATGAAGAAATAGATGAATCTGGGAAGGATTTATGCTCTAAAAGTGCAAAGGAAAGTAGTACTCCGGGTGATCCAGAACCTCTCAACAAGGAATTAGGTGAACAACAGGAAACGAATGACTTTTCTTTATACCATCGACCTCAACGGTTACGTCGTCAACCACCTTTAACCTATAATCCAATGATACGTTTAGTCAA AGTGCATGTTGATCGTAAAATGATACGCGAAAGGCGATGCTTTCAATGTGGTCACGGTGGATTACCAGTTGGTTCGAAACCTTCGGAAAAAAACAAAGCTACACCATTAGTTGGTTGTATGCGTTGTCCTAAGGTGTACCATTTAAAAACGTGTTTACAATTAAATGA TATGCCACCCAAATCATGGATGTGTCCATGGCATGAATGTTGTTTATGTTATCGTCGAGCTGGAAGTTGTGGTGGTCTTCTAATTCATTGTGTTGAATGTCCTACTGCATTTTGTTTTGATTGTTTTCCGCCAGAGTATAg GAGATATGAACCAGGTCCggcattttttgaaaatttacaaaaaaggGGTTGGAATGTTACACCTCAAAAATTTGTCACGTTTCTTTGCTCAAAATGTAAAGCTTTAAAAGAACAAGAAAGAAGACGCCATTTATCTAAACAACAATTAGAAGATGAAATGAG AACACGTAAGAGTCAAGATGATTCTGCTCGATTGGACGCGAAAAAAGAACATGTGAAGCAGGGAAAGTCATTGGCGAAAGAAGAGCGATTGAAACAAGCGACTGcaaaaaagcaattttttgaacagaaaaaaaaactcgatGCTTATGACAAACAGTTACAAAATGATTTGAGAGCAGCAGTGGATCAATTATATCCACCTCGCTACATCGAAATTCTTTGTTTACGTAAAAGCCGTTTTTTAGAAATGCATCAACATACTTCAGAAAGAACACAAGAGGTAGCTggagaagaaaaattggaagaaaaaagagaTCATTCTATGAAATTAAGACCGTGCACATCCAATCGATTGAAATGCTTTCAAAAAAGACGGTTTATTCTTCCTGATCGATTTAAGCTACCAGGAGAAATCCTTCGATTATGTGATAATTGCCATTTACCTTTACATGATGCTTCACAATGTCCTTTCCCTTTAGAAGTATGCCGTTCAAGTGTTGTTTTCAATCCAATGGTTAAAGTTGAACTCACTGAAAATACAACAGAATGTATTGAATCTGCAAGTAAAGCTGAACACGTTAACAATTCTGGTACAGAGGAACTCAACGAAACCAAATCTCACTCTCGTGAAGTAACGTTGCAATGCGTGGAAACGCCGTTGCtcacagaaaatgaaacattggCGGAACAAACAGAAACAACAGTCGACACGCATGGGACATTGGAGGAACGAACGGAAACAACCGCGGACACGCATGGGACATTGGAGGAACGAACGGAAACAACCGCGGACACGCCTGGGACATCAGAGGAACGAACGGAAACAACCGCGGACACGCATGGGACATTGGCGGAACGAACAAAAACAACCGTGGACACGAATGGGACATTGACGGAACGAGCGGAAACGACCGCGGGCACGAATGGGACATTGGCGGAACAAATAGAAACAACAGTGGACACGAATGGGACATTGGCGGAACAAATAGAAACAACAATGGACACGAATGGGACATTGGCGGAACAAATAGAAACAACAGTGGACATGGAGGAGACACTATCAGAGCCGATGGAGACGACATCGGTAGTTATACAGACAATGTCGGACGTGGATGAAACACCATCGGAATGCGTACGAACAAAGTCGGATGAGGATGAGACGCTACCGGAATTGATGCGAAAAAAGACGGAGACATTAGACACGGCATTAAAATTGATGGAAACCAAGCTAGGCACTAGTGAAACTCTATTGGAaccaatgaaaatgaaatcggAAACTTGggaaactaaacaaaaattcgaacCGTGTCCAAAACTAAAATGTCGCACTGTCTGCTCATTATGTCAATCCATTACGAAATTGCATTCAAGAAAACACTGTTCTTTATTAAGTGACACAGAAAAACAAGAG TATGAAGAACGACGAAAACAATATCATGATTTCGTTGTGTCGGTTCAAAAAAAATCATCTGAAGAAAAGGATCGCCTTTGCATTCCGTCCAATTTCGAATCCTTCTTTACGGAAACGTACGATTTGTATAGTATAgcagacaaaatttttgatggaACGCGACGTCAACTTGAATGTGAATTGCATAAAAAACTTGGAGAATGCTTGACTTTAGCTGGACTTGAAAAGTGTATTGTTGTACAAGAACCAGCTTGTTCACCAAAAGTGTGCTCTAAAGACTCCACGAAAGATACCGATCGAGCAGCTCGTCGTAAACATGTCAAAGTACGCCAAGAAGTTAAAACTCCTAAAATGGAGGAGGAACAAAAAGGggctgtaaaaaaaaatgttataaaaaaacgTCATGACACTTCTGTATGTTGTGAAAAACCCAAAAAACAAAAGacgcaagaagaagaaaaaaaaccgtGCGCTATTATACCATCAAGttgtttaacaaaaatttttgaaaaaaaacaaaatacagtAGAAGAACAAATGAAAGCAAGCGCTTCATGTAGTTTAAAGCCCAATATCAAGGAAACATATCAGATGGCTCCtggttataaaaatataattgtccCAAATCGAACGCATGACATAAAAGAACCTGTGAAAACGTTAGGAGTAAACGGAACGAATCACTCGAAAAAAAACCACGTGTCCCAAACGTGCGGAACGTCGCGTGTAGGGGTGCGTGGGCCTACACCAGTACCCTATATGGGACAACAGCACACTGCTAAAGTCTCATGTCGCTCGGATACTATAGCGTATCCAAAACATACAGGCTTACCACATAGAGCACCCTCTCAACATACATTACGGGATTTGTTCAATGCTTTTAACGCTCAGAATGCATCCAGCAATGTACGACATTTGAGtcattcattaaatattcctATGGCATCAGGACCATGTTACGCAACGCATCCGACCTCACCTAACGATATGATGGTAGCAGCAGCCTTTCTATTTAATGCTCAACAACATTCATCCGATGTTTTATCTATGCATCCTCACCCTCTTCTAAATCATCCCTGTATGCCTAATACATCTCCTTTTTGGACACCTATGCCACAACCAATTCTTTCTCCTATGGACCCTAATTTTCCTTCATCAGCTCTTCAGTTCTCGTCTTCGGTGCCAACCACCCTAGTCGAATCAATGTCACAAAAGCCTCCAGCCTGTGACACCAGTAATGAAACAGATTCCATGTCTTAA